A stretch of the Pedobacter sp. MC2016-14 genome encodes the following:
- a CDS encoding 2Fe-2S iron-sulfur cluster-binding protein, with amino-acid sequence MSIFKLKINFEEKGKEPVELPIAGGESVLDICLDNGIELQHNCGGVCGCSTCHVYVNKGMDNIQEISDKEEDFIDRAVRPRITSRLGCQCVVISGDIEVTIPDQSEFLGH; translated from the coding sequence ATGAGTATTTTTAAACTAAAGATAAATTTTGAAGAGAAGGGAAAAGAACCAGTAGAACTGCCAATTGCAGGCGGGGAATCTGTTCTTGACATTTGTCTTGATAATGGAATTGAGCTGCAGCATAACTGCGGTGGGGTATGTGGTTGCAGTACTTGCCACGTCTACGTAAACAAAGGCATGGATAACATCCAGGAGATCTCAGATAAAGAAGAAGATTTTATTGACAGGGCGGTACGTCCAAGAATTACTTCCAGGTTGGGTTGCCAGTGTGTGGTCATCAGTGGAGACATCGAAGTAACGATACCAGACCAGTCAGAATTTCTGGGTCACTAA
- a CDS encoding cytochrome c maturation protein CcmE, with protein sequence MKKSAIIGLITIAICVCFLVSLNADTSNYSTFKEAAKDSREFHVMGYWEKSKGMYYDALKDANHFSFYMKDQDGQVGKVIYNGTKPQDFERSEKLVLIGKMDAGVFYASKILMKCPSKYNDNLVEVKQDGTVEKEDGTKVKQDGKVKQYN encoded by the coding sequence ATGAAGAAGAGTGCGATTATCGGTTTGATAACAATTGCGATTTGTGTTTGCTTTTTGGTAAGCTTAAACGCTGATACCAGTAATTACTCCACCTTTAAAGAAGCTGCAAAAGATTCAAGAGAATTCCATGTAATGGGCTACTGGGAAAAGTCCAAAGGGATGTACTACGATGCCTTAAAAGATGCCAATCACTTTTCTTTTTATATGAAAGATCAGGATGGACAGGTGGGTAAAGTGATTTACAACGGTACTAAGCCACAAGATTTTGAACGCTCAGAGAAACTTGTACTGATTGGTAAAATGGATGCTGGTGTTTTCTATGCTTCTAAAATATTGATGAAATGTCCTTCAAAATACAATGATAATCTTGTGGAAGTGAAGCAGGATGGTACCGTTGAAAAAGAGGATGGTACTAAAGTGAAGCAGGACGGAAAAGTTAAACAATACAACTAA
- a CDS encoding Glu/Leu/Phe/Val dehydrogenase, which yields MISTANETNFFSDVCENFDSAARFTSHPEGLLNQIKACNSVYRFQFPIRRGNGFEVIDAWRVEHSHHMSPTKGGIRYSEMVNEDEVMALAALMTYKCAIVNVPFGGAKGGIKINPKNYTVAELETITRRYTTELIKKNFIGPGIDVPAPDYGSGEREMSWIADTYMTMNPGQLDALGCVTGKPIALHGIRGRKEATGRGVAYAVRECVSVAEDMAKIGLKAGLGDKKVIVQGLGNVGYHSAKFLAEFGATIVGLCEFEGAIYNANGLNIDEVFTHRKLTGSILGFPGATEFKNSEEGLEQPCDILVPAALENVLTEDNIRNIKAKIIAEGANGPTTPGAEAIFTEMGGIIIPDMYCNAGGVTVSYFEWLKNLSHVAFGRMESRYAENSNTNLINTLEGLTGQSIPAEHRTMLIKGASELELVNSGLEDTMSHSYHEIRETLLSKPGIQTLRTAAFVGSIDKIAVSYMNLGIWP from the coding sequence ATGATTAGTACAGCAAACGAGACAAATTTCTTTTCAGATGTTTGTGAAAATTTTGACAGTGCAGCCCGATTTACCTCACATCCTGAGGGTCTATTAAATCAAATTAAAGCGTGTAACAGTGTTTACCGCTTTCAGTTCCCCATCCGCCGAGGAAACGGTTTTGAAGTGATTGATGCATGGCGTGTTGAACACTCTCACCATATGAGTCCAACCAAAGGTGGGATTCGTTATAGCGAAATGGTTAACGAAGATGAGGTAATGGCCCTTGCGGCTTTAATGACCTACAAATGTGCCATCGTTAATGTTCCTTTTGGTGGCGCTAAAGGTGGTATCAAAATTAACCCTAAAAATTATACAGTGGCGGAGCTGGAAACCATTACCCGCCGTTATACGACTGAATTAATCAAAAAGAATTTTATTGGTCCTGGTATTGACGTTCCTGCTCCTGATTATGGATCTGGAGAGCGTGAAATGAGCTGGATTGCAGATACGTATATGACCATGAACCCCGGGCAACTGGATGCTTTAGGTTGTGTAACCGGAAAACCTATTGCTTTGCATGGTATCCGCGGACGTAAGGAAGCAACAGGACGTGGTGTTGCTTATGCTGTGCGTGAATGTGTAAGTGTTGCCGAAGATATGGCTAAAATTGGCTTAAAAGCTGGTTTAGGTGATAAAAAGGTTATTGTTCAGGGTTTAGGTAACGTGGGTTACCACTCCGCTAAATTCCTGGCAGAATTTGGCGCAACCATTGTTGGTCTTTGCGAGTTTGAAGGCGCCATTTACAATGCCAATGGTTTAAATATTGATGAAGTATTTACACACCGTAAATTAACAGGTTCTATCCTTGGCTTTCCGGGTGCTACAGAATTTAAAAATTCTGAAGAAGGTTTAGAACAACCTTGTGATATTTTGGTGCCTGCAGCTTTAGAAAATGTACTTACCGAAGATAACATCAGGAACATTAAGGCTAAAATTATTGCTGAAGGTGCCAACGGACCAACTACTCCGGGTGCAGAAGCTATTTTTACAGAGATGGGCGGGATCATTATTCCGGATATGTATTGTAATGCCGGGGGTGTTACAGTTTCTTATTTTGAATGGTTAAAAAACCTTTCTCATGTGGCTTTTGGCCGTATGGAAAGCCGTTATGCTGAAAATTCAAATACCAACTTAATTAATACACTTGAAGGTCTTACTGGTCAAAGTATACCAGCAGAGCATCGCACTATGTTAATTAAGGGCGCTTCAGAATTAGAATTGGTAAATTCTGGTCTTGAAGATACCATGAGTCATTCTTACCATGAAATCAGGGAAACTTTATTGTCTAAACCTGGTATTCAAACTTTAAGAACAGCAGCCTTTGTAGGCTCAATTGACAAAATTGCGGTTTCTTACATGAACCTGGGTATTTGGCCATAA
- a CDS encoding Rossmann-like and DUF2520 domain-containing protein, whose product MKIVSIGSGNVASHMALAFKAAGHEVIQVWSRSMEHASVLANQLNALAINRTELIDPNADLYVIAVKDDAIADVVHELKHVKGLVVHTSGAVSIDLLSSLTNYGVLYPLQTFSKSKVLNFSTVPLCLEAKDETILTVLRDLAAQLTTSVNIINSEKRKVLHVAAVFANNFTNHLFYLSQQILESHQLNFDLLKPLILETAAKVQGDKLPAELQTGPAVRADFATMERHLAFLKEEPKLTEIYTILSDSIKKTHS is encoded by the coding sequence ATGAAAATCGTTAGCATTGGTTCTGGTAATGTAGCAAGCCATATGGCACTTGCTTTTAAAGCCGCCGGGCATGAGGTGATACAGGTTTGGAGCAGAAGTATGGAACATGCTTCTGTGTTGGCAAACCAGCTTAATGCTTTAGCCATCAATCGTACCGAACTTATAGATCCCAATGCAGACCTTTATGTAATTGCCGTTAAGGATGATGCGATTGCAGATGTAGTCCATGAACTTAAGCATGTCAAGGGACTGGTTGTGCATACTTCTGGTGCAGTATCCATAGACCTATTGTCTTCACTTACAAATTACGGTGTACTTTATCCTTTGCAAACCTTTTCTAAAAGTAAGGTGCTTAATTTTAGTACTGTACCCTTATGTTTAGAGGCTAAGGATGAAACTATCCTGACTGTACTTAGAGATCTGGCAGCTCAACTTACAACGTCTGTAAATATCATTAACAGTGAAAAACGAAAAGTACTGCATGTTGCGGCGGTATTTGCCAATAACTTTACCAATCACCTCTTTTATTTGAGCCAGCAGATTTTGGAAAGCCATCAGCTAAATTTTGATTTGCTGAAACCTTTAATTCTGGAGACTGCAGCTAAAGTGCAAGGGGATAAACTACCAGCCGAGCTGCAAACAGGCCCTGCCGTTCGTGCTGATTTTGCAACGATGGAAAGGCATCTTGCTTTTTTAAAGGAGGAGCCAAAACTGACAGAAATCTATACTATTTTAAGTGATAGCATTAAAAAAACGCATTCATAA
- the ccsA gene encoding cytochrome c biogenesis protein CcsA: MDIQFAGETLLPGKIGQFFIVLSFAASLLATLSYFFAVKNKDLSDHSWTRIGRIAFFVNWASVIGIGSTLFYLILNHYNEYYYVYFHSSKALPVYYIVSAFWEGQEGSFWLWAFWQSLLGALLIWKAKSWENGVMTVVSLSQVFLTSMLLGVQLFGERIGSSPFILLREAVVLKDMAPVVFANPENLKNYLNFITDGRGLNPLLQNYWMVIHPPTLFLGFASMVVPFAYAIAGLWQRKYKEWVKPALPWALFAVMILGTGIIMGSFWAYEALNFGGFWAWDPVENASLIPWLMLIGGVHVMIAFKNTGHAFFTAIALVLLSFLLVLYASFLTRSGILGETSVHSFTDLGMFGHLILYNVVFLVLPVVLLVLRWKELPITNKDEETYSREFWLFIGALVVTVACIQVIFTTSVPVFNKAFGTNFAPPIDAIKYYNQWQAPFAILVTIISGFSQFLRYKRTDPRKFYSSLIACLVFSVVLTGVFVWITGVYTNLMYILLSFSSVFAILSNARLLAQGFGGKSKLVGAAVAHIGFAFLLIGAMVAAATSKPISINSTNFIPVKDFEKVEKPGENMVLYRNEPKKMGRYTVTYVRDTTVAPNTYYTLNFKVIDDKGTIKESFDLNPHVQVNEKMGLIASPDTKHYITTDIYTHITSAPDKQESHEDHEGHNDEENYKTPRIVNVKMGDTLHTSSGIITVKALNTKPAAKDLVLSPNDVAVGLPLEIDLNGKIYNTEPIFLVKGQNTFDFARTIDDLGLRFRFTKVLPEEQRAELQVFEKPQQAKDWVVFKAIEFPFINLYWVGTIVMVIGFIISIVRRKKEIKAA; encoded by the coding sequence ATGGATATTCAATTTGCAGGAGAGACCCTCCTTCCCGGTAAAATAGGCCAGTTTTTCATCGTGCTTTCCTTTGCGGCGTCTTTGCTTGCTACACTTTCCTATTTTTTTGCCGTAAAAAATAAAGACCTTTCTGATCATTCCTGGACACGTATAGGTCGTATTGCTTTTTTTGTCAACTGGGCAAGTGTTATCGGTATAGGGTCAACCTTGTTTTATCTGATTTTAAATCATTATAACGAATATTACTACGTTTATTTCCACTCTTCAAAAGCATTACCGGTATATTATATCGTCTCGGCATTTTGGGAAGGACAGGAAGGAAGCTTTTGGCTTTGGGCTTTTTGGCAAAGTTTACTTGGCGCACTGTTAATCTGGAAAGCTAAATCATGGGAAAACGGTGTAATGACTGTTGTTTCCTTATCGCAGGTTTTTTTAACCTCTATGTTATTGGGGGTTCAGTTATTTGGGGAGCGCATCGGTAGTTCTCCATTTATTCTGCTTAGAGAAGCTGTTGTTTTAAAAGATATGGCCCCTGTGGTTTTTGCAAACCCGGAAAATTTAAAAAATTACCTTAATTTTATCACAGATGGAAGAGGCTTAAATCCATTGTTGCAAAACTATTGGATGGTGATTCACCCTCCAACCTTGTTTCTTGGATTTGCAAGCATGGTAGTTCCTTTTGCTTATGCCATTGCCGGACTTTGGCAACGAAAATATAAAGAGTGGGTTAAGCCTGCTTTACCATGGGCGCTATTTGCCGTAATGATTTTAGGTACTGGGATCATCATGGGCTCTTTCTGGGCTTACGAGGCTTTAAACTTTGGCGGCTTTTGGGCATGGGATCCTGTTGAAAATGCATCGTTAATTCCATGGTTGATGCTTATTGGTGGTGTGCATGTAATGATTGCCTTTAAAAATACAGGTCACGCTTTTTTTACGGCCATCGCTTTGGTTTTATTGAGCTTCCTGTTGGTGCTGTACGCTTCATTTTTAACCCGTAGTGGGATATTAGGCGAAACATCTGTACACTCGTTCACGGACCTGGGTATGTTTGGTCACCTCATCTTATACAATGTTGTGTTTTTGGTCCTACCTGTGGTGTTGTTGGTGTTAAGATGGAAAGAATTGCCAATTACCAATAAAGATGAAGAAACCTATTCCAGGGAATTCTGGCTTTTTATTGGTGCGCTGGTGGTTACCGTAGCCTGTATTCAGGTTATTTTTACCACCTCTGTTCCGGTATTTAACAAAGCTTTCGGAACCAATTTTGCCCCACCTATAGACGCTATAAAGTACTATAACCAATGGCAGGCTCCATTTGCTATTTTGGTAACTATTATCTCCGGATTTTCTCAGTTTTTAAGGTATAAACGTACAGACCCACGTAAATTTTATAGTTCACTGATTGCTTGCCTGGTGTTTTCTGTTGTTTTAACGGGTGTTTTTGTATGGATAACTGGTGTTTACACCAATCTGATGTATATTTTGCTGAGTTTCAGTTCTGTATTCGCCATATTGTCCAATGCGCGTTTGTTGGCCCAGGGTTTTGGTGGTAAATCAAAGCTGGTAGGTGCTGCAGTAGCGCATATTGGTTTCGCATTTTTGCTGATTGGTGCCATGGTAGCTGCTGCAACCAGTAAGCCGATATCCATTAACAGCACCAATTTTATCCCTGTAAAGGATTTTGAAAAGGTAGAAAAACCGGGAGAAAATATGGTATTGTATCGCAACGAACCTAAAAAAATGGGGCGGTATACGGTAACTTATGTTAGGGATACCACGGTTGCCCCGAATACGTATTACACACTTAATTTTAAGGTGATAGATGATAAAGGAACCATCAAAGAAAGCTTTGATCTGAACCCGCATGTTCAGGTAAATGAGAAGATGGGCCTAATTGCCTCTCCAGATACAAAACATTACATTACTACAGATATTTATACCCACATTACCAGTGCTCCTGATAAGCAAGAATCTCATGAAGACCACGAAGGTCATAATGATGAAGAAAACTATAAAACACCAAGAATTGTAAACGTGAAAATGGGTGATACCCTGCACACCAGCAGTGGAATTATTACTGTAAAGGCATTGAATACCAAGCCGGCAGCCAAAGACCTCGTTTTATCTCCAAATGATGTTGCGGTAGGCTTACCTCTTGAAATTGACCTTAATGGTAAAATTTATAATACTGAGCCTATATTTTTAGTGAAGGGACAAAATACGTTTGACTTTGCCAGAACTATTGATGACCTGGGCTTAAGGTTCAGGTTCACTAAGGTTCTTCCGGAAGAGCAACGAGCAGAATTACAAGTGTTTGAAAAGCCTCAGCAAGCAAAAGACTGGGTGGTTTTTAAAGCCATTGAATTCCCTTTCATCAACCTGTATTGGGTGGGTACAATTGTAATGGTAATCGGTTTTATAATTTCTATAGTAAGAAGGAAAAAGGAAATCAAAGCTGCCTAA
- the iscX gene encoding Fe-S cluster assembly protein IscX yields MQDKFALPIYWNDHEDIAQELYEKFGDDFNESKIYRIRFTELLEWVLTLPNFKGTREQSTEGHLEQIQSAWVYEWRDNQD; encoded by the coding sequence ATGCAAGATAAGTTTGCTTTGCCAATATATTGGAACGACCACGAAGATATAGCTCAAGAGTTATATGAAAAGTTTGGTGATGATTTTAATGAGTCTAAAATCTATAGAATCCGTTTTACAGAATTACTGGAATGGGTATTAACCCTACCTAACTTTAAAGGCACCAGAGAACAAAGTACAGAAGGGCATTTGGAGCAAATCCAATCGGCCTGGGTGTATGAATGGAGAGATAACCAGGATTAA
- the ccsA gene encoding cytochrome c biogenesis protein CcsA, which produces MYKSWWKILGAVLVMYSTIAGFLAKTPELPILHESIRNLYFHVPMWFSMIVLFSISVVQSIKFLSNGDAKSDLKAVESVNAGIIFGILGIITGAIWARFTWGQAWSFDVKQNFAAIALLLYFAYMILRNAIDEDQKRAKISAIYNIFAFPMMVVLLFVLPRLSDSLHPGNGGNPGFNSYDLDSRMRMIFYPACIGWILIGYWMYTLLFRVRVLETNEKNIA; this is translated from the coding sequence ATGTATAAATCCTGGTGGAAAATTTTAGGTGCTGTTTTGGTGATGTACTCCACAATTGCTGGCTTTTTGGCTAAAACCCCCGAACTACCCATTCTTCATGAAAGTATCAGAAATCTGTATTTCCACGTTCCTATGTGGTTTAGTATGATTGTGCTGTTTAGTATTTCTGTAGTTCAAAGTATTAAATTTTTGAGTAACGGAGATGCAAAAAGCGACCTTAAAGCAGTAGAAAGTGTAAATGCGGGTATCATTTTTGGTATTCTGGGCATTATTACCGGCGCCATTTGGGCAAGGTTTACCTGGGGCCAGGCCTGGAGCTTTGATGTAAAACAAAATTTTGCTGCCATAGCATTGCTGCTTTATTTTGCCTACATGATATTGAGAAATGCCATTGATGAAGATCAAAAACGGGCAAAGATTTCTGCTATATACAACATATTTGCCTTTCCTATGATGGTGGTGCTTTTGTTTGTGCTGCCACGTTTGTCTGATTCGTTGCATCCCGGCAATGGAGGTAATCCTGGTTTTAATTCTTATGACCTGGATAGCAGAATGCGAATGATTTTTTATCCTGCTTGTATTGGGTGGATATTAATTGGCTATTGGATGTACACTTTATTGTTTAGGGTACGCGTTCTGGAAACTAACGAAAAAAATATTGCTTAA
- a CDS encoding CcmD family protein, whose amino-acid sequence MKKFIITFLMLLVTGQLFAQNENSAITDSLYASGKIYVVVVCVAVILLGLIFFMFSVDSRLKKVEKKSADKN is encoded by the coding sequence ATGAAGAAATTTATAATAACCTTTTTAATGCTGCTGGTTACCGGCCAGTTGTTTGCTCAGAATGAAAATTCTGCCATTACTGATAGTTTGTATGCATCAGGAAAAATCTACGTAGTTGTGGTTTGTGTGGCTGTAATTTTATTGGGTTTAATCTTTTTTATGTTTTCTGTAGACAGCAGATTAAAAAAAGTTGAAAAAAAATCTGCCGATAAAAACTAA